The following coding sequences are from one Oryzisolibacter sp. LB2S window:
- the hisH gene encoding imidazole glycerol phosphate synthase subunit HisH: protein MNNEVKTVVVVDYGMGNLRSVSQAVQAAAQGSGWRVLVSARPDEVRAAERVVLPGQGAMPDCMRELRESGLLEPVLEAAATKPLFGVCVGMQMLLDHSAEGDTPGLGLIPGEVVRFDLEQQRQPDGSRYKVPQMGWNRVRQMRHGGQAHAMWAGVPDDSYFYFVHSFYARPASALHCAGQADYGLPFAAAIARDNIFATQFHPEKSAEQGLALYRNFLTWNP, encoded by the coding sequence ATGAATAATGAAGTAAAGACCGTCGTCGTCGTGGACTACGGCATGGGCAATCTGCGCTCCGTCTCGCAGGCCGTGCAGGCCGCGGCCCAGGGCAGCGGCTGGCGCGTGCTGGTGAGCGCGCGGCCCGACGAGGTGCGCGCCGCCGAGCGCGTGGTCCTGCCCGGCCAGGGCGCCATGCCCGACTGCATGCGCGAGCTGCGCGAGTCCGGCCTGCTCGAGCCGGTGCTCGAGGCCGCGGCCACCAAGCCGCTGTTCGGCGTCTGCGTGGGCATGCAGATGCTGCTCGACCACAGCGCCGAGGGAGATACACCGGGCCTGGGCTTGATCCCCGGCGAGGTCGTCAGATTCGACCTGGAGCAGCAGCGCCAGCCCGACGGCAGCCGCTACAAGGTGCCGCAGATGGGCTGGAACCGCGTGCGCCAGATGCGCCATGGCGGCCAGGCACACGCCATGTGGGCCGGCGTGCCCGACGACAGCTACTTCTACTTCGTGCACAGCTTCTACGCGCGCCCGGCGAGCGCGCTGCACTGCGCGGGCCAGGCCGACTACGGCCTGCCGTTTGCGGCCGCCATCGCGCGCGATAATATTTTTGCCACCCAGTTCCACCCCGAAAAGAGTGCCGAACAGGGCCTGGCCCTGTACCGCAACTTCCTCACCTGGAACCCCTGA
- the hisA gene encoding 1-(5-phosphoribosyl)-5-[(5-phosphoribosylamino)methylideneamino]imidazole-4-carboxamide isomerase — MLLIPAIDLKDGHCVRLKQGDMDQSTTFGEDPAAMARKWVDAGARRLHLVDLNGAFAGQPKNRAAIKSILGEVGEDIPVQLGGGIRDLDTIERYIDAGLEYVIIGTAAVKNPGFLKDACSAFAGHIIVGLDAKDGKVATDGWSKLTGHEVVDLAKKFQDWGVESIIYTDIGRDGMLSGINIEATVKLAQALTIPVIASGGLAGMADIERLCEVEEEGVEGVICGRAIYSGDLDFAAAQARADELAGA, encoded by the coding sequence ATGTTGCTCATCCCCGCCATCGACCTCAAGGACGGCCATTGCGTACGCCTCAAGCAAGGTGACATGGACCAATCGACCACCTTTGGTGAAGACCCCGCCGCCATGGCGCGCAAATGGGTCGATGCCGGGGCGCGCCGCCTGCATCTGGTGGACCTCAATGGCGCCTTTGCCGGTCAGCCCAAGAACCGCGCGGCCATCAAGTCCATCCTGGGCGAGGTGGGTGAGGACATCCCCGTGCAGCTCGGCGGCGGCATACGCGACCTGGACACGATCGAGCGCTACATCGACGCGGGGCTCGAATACGTCATCATCGGCACGGCCGCGGTGAAGAACCCCGGCTTTCTGAAGGACGCCTGCAGCGCCTTCGCGGGCCACATCATCGTCGGCCTGGACGCCAAGGACGGCAAGGTGGCCACCGACGGCTGGAGCAAGCTCACGGGCCACGAGGTCGTGGACCTGGCCAAGAAGTTCCAGGACTGGGGCGTGGAGTCCATCATCTACACCGACATCGGCCGCGACGGCATGCTCTCGGGCATCAACATCGAGGCCACCGTCAAGCTCGCGCAGGCGCTGACCATTCCCGTCATCGCCTCGGGCGGCCTGGCCGGCATGGCCGACATCGAGCGGCTCTGCGAGGTCGAGGAAGAGGGCGTCGAGGGCGTGATCTGTGGGCGCGCCATCTACAGCGGCGACCTGGACTTCGCCGCGGCCCAGGCGCGCGCCGACGAGCTGGCCGGCGCCTGA
- the hisB gene encoding imidazoleglycerol-phosphate dehydratase HisB: protein MTSSALVPSTQDSLADRIAEVSRNTAETRISVRINLDGTGQARLHTGIGFFDHMLDQIARHGLIDMEVDCDGDLHIDGHHTVEDVGITLGQAFARAVGDKKGIRRYGHAYVPLDEALSRVVVDFSGRPGLHLHIPFTAASIGGFDTQLTYEFFQGFVNHAGVTLHIDNLKGINAHHQCETVFKAFARALRAALERDPRAAGVIPSTKGSL from the coding sequence ATGACATCTTCTGCACTCGTTCCCTCCACCCAGGACAGCCTGGCCGACCGCATCGCCGAGGTCAGCCGCAACACCGCCGAGACGCGCATCAGCGTGCGCATCAACCTCGACGGCACGGGGCAGGCCCGCCTGCACACGGGCATAGGCTTCTTCGACCACATGCTCGACCAGATCGCGCGCCACGGCCTCATCGACATGGAGGTGGACTGCGACGGCGACCTGCACATCGACGGCCACCACACGGTCGAGGACGTGGGCATCACCCTGGGCCAGGCCTTTGCGCGCGCCGTGGGGGACAAGAAGGGCATACGCCGCTACGGCCATGCCTATGTGCCGCTCGACGAGGCGCTCTCGCGCGTGGTGGTGGATTTTTCGGGCCGGCCGGGCCTGCACCTGCACATCCCGTTCACGGCGGCGAGCATCGGCGGCTTCGACACCCAGCTGACCTACGAGTTCTTCCAGGGCTTTGTGAACCACGCGGGTGTGACGCTGCACATCGACAACTTGAAGGGCATCAACGCCCACCACCAGTGCGAGACGGTGTTCAAGGCCTTTGCGCGCGCGCTGCGTGCCGCGCTCGAGCGCGACCCGCGCGCCGCGGGCGTGATCCCATCGACCAAGGGCTCGCTGTAA
- a CDS encoding spherulation-specific family 4 protein codes for MSALLTACGGGSDGDALTISAKAGSAEASPRAALTAGGETFQVLVPAYFYPSTGSDWERLAQSARAMPSVRITAILNPGNGPGRKVDKQYVRAIAEFTQAGGKVIGYVSTRYGRGNPSLAKVRTHIDNYLAFYGRENISGFFIDEMSDKTARLGFYREVYDYIKGLDSRLLVVGNPGTLPAAGYATVADTLVTFEGQASAYADFNPQPSHNWVYDYDKVKQAMLVHDAVGCPTMQASLSTAASERNHTGWVYVTDLHYDYANNVGDPWANLPSYWEKLLGTVDSINKGQALPSC; via the coding sequence ATGAGCGCTCTGCTCACCGCCTGTGGTGGAGGCAGCGACGGGGACGCCCTCACGATCTCCGCCAAGGCCGGCAGCGCCGAAGCTTCGCCGCGGGCAGCCCTCACGGCCGGTGGCGAGACCTTTCAGGTGCTGGTGCCGGCATATTTCTATCCGTCCACCGGATCGGACTGGGAGCGGCTCGCGCAAAGCGCCCGGGCCATGCCGTCGGTACGCATCACGGCGATCCTGAATCCGGGCAACGGTCCCGGCAGGAAGGTCGACAAGCAATACGTGCGCGCGATAGCCGAGTTCACCCAGGCCGGGGGCAAGGTGATCGGGTATGTATCCACGCGCTATGGCCGGGGCAATCCCTCGTTGGCCAAGGTGCGCACGCATATCGACAACTACCTGGCCTTCTACGGCCGCGAGAACATCAGCGGCTTCTTCATCGACGAGATGTCGGACAAGACCGCGCGGCTGGGCTTTTATCGCGAGGTGTACGACTACATCAAGGGCTTGGACAGCCGCCTGCTGGTAGTGGGCAACCCCGGCACCCTGCCGGCGGCCGGTTACGCCACGGTGGCCGACACCCTGGTGACCTTCGAGGGCCAGGCCAGCGCCTACGCAGACTTCAACCCCCAGCCCAGCCACAACTGGGTCTATGACTACGACAAAGTCAAGCAGGCCATGCTGGTGCATGACGCCGTCGGCTGTCCCACGATGCAGGCCAGCCTGAGCACGGCGGCGAGCGAGCGCAACCACACCGGCTGGGTCTATGTGACAGACCTGCACTACGACTACGCCAACAATGTCGGCGACCCCTGGGCGAATCTGCCCTCCTACTGGGAGAAGCTGCTGGGCACGGTGGATTCCATCAACAAGGGCCAGGCCCTGCCCAGCTGCTGA